The following proteins are encoded in a genomic region of Burkholderia diffusa:
- the xylG gene encoding D-xylose ABC transporter ATP-binding protein translates to MTEPLLTMRGIVKAFDGVKALDGIDLTVRPGECVGLCGENGAGKSTLMKVLSGVYPHGTWDGEIHWEGAPLVASGVRDTERAGIVIIHQELMLVPELSVAENIFLGNEITLPGGRMHYAEMVRRSEALLRELRIDAINVAQPVMNYGGGHQQLIEIAKALNKRAKLLILDEPSSSLSAAETRILLDIVRDLKRRGVACVYISHKLDEVDAVCDTVTVIRDGRHVATEPMHGMTTDRIIAMMVGREIRNLYPREPHEIGDVVLDVRNVTCHDVANPRRKRVDDVSFSVRRGEILGVAGLVGAGRTELMQAIFGAYPGASTATVRMNGQPLAIRAPADAIRAGIAMVPEDRKRHGIVPQLGVGHNITLSVLRRFAARGRIDAAAELDAIRTEMQRLSVRAAHPFLPIASLSGGNQQKAVLARMLLADPQVLILDEPTRGVDVGAKAEIYRLIFALAKRGVALIVVSSELPEVLGLADRVLVIGEGELRGDFVNDGLTQEQILGAALTPARRPAEPIAASAT, encoded by the coding sequence ATGACCGAACCCTTGCTGACGATGCGCGGCATCGTCAAGGCATTCGACGGCGTGAAGGCGCTCGACGGCATCGACCTGACCGTGCGCCCCGGCGAATGCGTCGGGCTGTGCGGCGAGAACGGCGCCGGCAAGTCGACGCTGATGAAGGTGCTGTCGGGCGTCTACCCGCACGGCACGTGGGACGGCGAGATCCATTGGGAGGGCGCGCCGCTCGTCGCGTCCGGCGTGCGCGACACGGAGCGCGCGGGCATCGTCATCATTCACCAGGAACTGATGCTGGTGCCCGAGCTGTCGGTTGCCGAGAACATCTTTCTCGGCAACGAGATCACGCTGCCCGGCGGGCGCATGCACTACGCTGAGATGGTGCGGCGTTCCGAGGCACTGCTGCGCGAGCTGCGCATCGACGCGATCAACGTCGCACAGCCGGTGATGAACTACGGCGGCGGCCATCAACAGTTGATCGAGATCGCGAAGGCGCTTAACAAGCGCGCGAAGCTGCTGATTCTCGACGAACCGTCGTCGTCGCTGAGCGCGGCGGAAACGCGCATCCTGCTCGACATCGTGCGCGACCTGAAGCGGCGCGGCGTCGCGTGCGTGTACATCTCGCACAAGCTCGACGAAGTCGATGCGGTGTGCGACACCGTGACCGTGATCCGCGACGGCCGCCACGTCGCGACCGAGCCGATGCACGGGATGACCACCGACCGGATCATCGCGATGATGGTCGGCCGCGAGATCCGCAACCTGTATCCGCGCGAGCCGCACGAGATCGGCGACGTCGTGCTCGACGTGCGCAACGTGACCTGTCACGACGTGGCGAACCCGCGCCGCAAGCGCGTCGACGACGTGTCGTTCAGCGTGCGGCGCGGCGAGATCCTCGGTGTCGCCGGGCTCGTCGGCGCGGGCCGCACCGAGCTGATGCAGGCGATCTTCGGTGCGTATCCGGGCGCGAGCACGGCGACCGTGCGGATGAACGGCCAGCCCCTTGCGATTCGCGCGCCGGCCGATGCGATCCGCGCGGGCATCGCGATGGTGCCCGAGGATCGCAAGCGTCACGGGATCGTGCCGCAGCTCGGCGTCGGCCACAACATCACGCTGTCGGTGCTGCGCCGTTTCGCCGCGCGCGGGCGGATCGACGCGGCCGCCGAGCTCGACGCGATTCGTACCGAGATGCAGCGGCTGTCGGTGCGTGCCGCACACCCGTTTCTGCCGATCGCGAGCCTGTCCGGCGGCAACCAGCAGAAGGCGGTGCTCGCCAGGATGCTGCTGGCCGACCCGCAGGTGCTGATCCTCGACGAGCCGACCCGCGGCGTAGACGTGGGCGCCAAGGCCGAGATCTACCGGCTGATCTTCGCGCTCGCGAAGCGCGGCGTCGCGCTGATCGTCGTGTCGTCGGAGTTGCCGGAAGTGCTCGGGCTGGCCGATCGCGTGCTCGTGATCGGCGAAGGCGAACTGCGCGGCGATTTCGTCAACGACGGACTGACGCAGGAACAGATACTCGGCGCCGCGCTGACCCCCGCGCGGCGGCCGGCCGAACCCATTGCAGCGAGTGCCACATGA
- the xylF gene encoding D-xylose ABC transporter substrate-binding protein: MKSVTRRTVLSSLAGAAALALFVLGAPLAHASKDKPEIGFCIDDLRVERWSRDRDYFVAAATKLGAKVSVQSADASEERQISQIENLISRGVDVIVIVPFNSKTLGNVVAEARKAGIKVVSYDRLILDADVDAYISFDNEKVGELQAQGVFDAKPKGNYFLLGGAPTDNNAKMLREGQLKVLKPAIDRGDIKVVGQQWVPEWSASTALRIVEDALTANNNKIDAIVASNDGTAGGAIQALAAQHLAGKVPVSGQDADLAAVKRVIAGTQTMTVYKPLKLIASEAAKLAVDLAKGTKPAFNAQYDNGKKKVDTVLLQPTLLTKRNVDVVVKDGFYTQAQLASQ, translated from the coding sequence ATGAAATCCGTGACGCGTCGTACCGTATTGAGTTCCCTTGCCGGCGCCGCGGCGCTGGCGCTCTTCGTGCTGGGCGCTCCGCTCGCGCATGCGAGCAAGGACAAGCCCGAGATCGGCTTCTGCATCGACGACCTGCGCGTCGAGCGCTGGTCGCGCGATCGCGACTATTTCGTCGCGGCCGCGACGAAGCTCGGCGCGAAAGTGTCGGTGCAGTCGGCCGATGCGAGCGAGGAGCGGCAGATTTCGCAGATCGAGAACCTGATCTCGCGCGGCGTCGACGTGATCGTGATCGTGCCGTTCAATTCGAAGACGCTCGGCAACGTCGTCGCCGAAGCGAGGAAAGCCGGCATCAAGGTCGTGTCGTACGACCGCCTGATCCTCGATGCGGACGTCGACGCGTACATCTCGTTCGACAACGAGAAGGTCGGCGAACTGCAGGCGCAGGGCGTGTTCGACGCGAAGCCGAAGGGCAACTATTTCCTGCTCGGCGGCGCGCCGACCGACAACAACGCGAAGATGCTGCGCGAGGGCCAGTTGAAGGTGCTGAAGCCGGCGATCGATCGCGGCGACATCAAGGTCGTCGGCCAGCAGTGGGTGCCCGAATGGAGCGCATCGACCGCACTGCGCATCGTCGAGGATGCGCTGACCGCGAACAACAACAAGATCGACGCGATCGTCGCATCGAACGACGGCACCGCGGGCGGCGCGATCCAGGCGCTCGCCGCGCAGCACCTGGCCGGCAAGGTGCCGGTGTCGGGGCAGGATGCGGACCTCGCGGCGGTCAAGCGCGTGATCGCCGGCACGCAGACCATGACCGTCTACAAGCCGCTGAAGCTGATCGCGAGCGAAGCCGCGAAGCTCGCGGTCGACCTCGCGAAGGGCACGAAGCCCGCGTTCAACGCGCAGTATGACAACGGGAAGAAGAAGGTCGACACGGTGCTGCTGCAGCCGACGCTGCTGACCAAGCGCAACGTCGACGTCGTCGTGAAGGACGGCTTCTATACCCAGGCCCAGCTCGCGAGCCAGTAA
- the xylB gene encoding xylulokinase encodes MYIGLDLGTSGVKAVLLDRDGAVRASASRPLTVSRPRPRWSEQAPRDWWDAACGALAALVDEARAGGIDPRDIAALGLTGQMHGATLLDARGDVLRPAILWNDGRADAECTELERLAPALRAVTGNGAMPGFTAPKLLWVRRHEPDVFARIAHVLLPKDYLRYRLTGAFATDPSDAAGTLWLDVAKRDYDDTLLAACGLARAQMPAVFEGNRVAGTLLPAVARELGLREIPVVAGGGDNAAGAVGVGIVRPGDALLSLGTSGVYFAVSDGFRANPESAVHSFCHALPDTWHLMSVMLNAAGCIDFTAQLAGYDGVAALLADAETNARAERPWFLPYLSGERTPHNDVNAKGVFYGLTPDTRRADLANATLEGVGFALLDGIDALHAAGLAPDGITVIGGGSRSAYWTQMLADLSGRALTLRAGGEVGPALGAARLAHLALEPEASLDDVCPQPPVVAVREPDPARHAWYRDARRPTFRALYRALEPVFSAGA; translated from the coding sequence ATGTACATCGGACTCGATCTCGGCACGTCGGGCGTGAAGGCGGTGCTGCTCGACCGCGATGGTGCGGTGCGGGCGAGCGCGAGCCGCCCGCTGACGGTGAGCCGGCCTCGGCCGCGCTGGTCCGAACAGGCGCCGCGCGACTGGTGGGACGCCGCGTGCGGCGCGCTGGCCGCGCTCGTCGACGAAGCGCGCGCGGGCGGCATCGATCCGCGCGACATCGCCGCGCTGGGACTGACCGGCCAGATGCACGGTGCGACGCTGCTCGATGCGCGCGGCGACGTGCTGCGCCCCGCGATCTTGTGGAACGACGGCCGCGCGGATGCGGAATGCACGGAACTCGAGCGGCTCGCACCCGCGCTGCGCGCGGTGACGGGCAACGGCGCGATGCCGGGCTTCACCGCGCCGAAGCTGCTCTGGGTGCGTCGCCACGAGCCCGACGTGTTCGCTCGCATTGCCCACGTGCTGCTGCCGAAGGATTACCTGCGCTACCGGCTGACCGGCGCGTTCGCGACCGATCCGTCGGATGCCGCCGGCACATTGTGGCTCGACGTCGCGAAGCGCGACTACGACGACACGCTGCTCGCCGCATGCGGTCTGGCGCGCGCGCAGATGCCGGCAGTGTTCGAGGGCAACCGCGTGGCCGGCACGCTGCTGCCGGCCGTCGCACGCGAGCTCGGCCTGCGCGAGATCCCGGTCGTCGCCGGCGGCGGCGACAACGCGGCCGGCGCGGTCGGCGTCGGCATCGTGCGACCGGGCGACGCGCTGCTGTCGCTCGGCACGTCGGGCGTGTATTTCGCGGTGTCGGACGGATTTCGCGCAAACCCTGAATCGGCGGTGCACAGCTTCTGTCATGCGCTGCCCGACACGTGGCATCTGATGTCGGTGATGCTGAACGCGGCTGGCTGCATCGACTTCACCGCGCAACTGGCCGGTTATGACGGTGTGGCGGCGCTGCTCGCCGATGCCGAGACGAACGCGCGTGCCGAGCGCCCGTGGTTCCTGCCTTACCTGAGCGGCGAGCGCACGCCGCACAACGACGTGAATGCGAAGGGCGTGTTCTACGGGCTCACGCCCGACACGCGGCGCGCGGATCTCGCGAACGCGACACTCGAAGGCGTCGGCTTCGCGCTGCTCGACGGCATCGATGCGCTGCATGCGGCCGGACTGGCGCCCGACGGCATCACGGTGATCGGCGGCGGCTCGCGCAGCGCGTACTGGACGCAGATGCTCGCCGACCTGAGCGGACGCGCGCTGACATTGCGCGCGGGCGGCGAGGTCGGCCCGGCGCTCGGTGCCGCACGGCTCGCGCATCTCGCGCTCGAACCGGAGGCGTCGCTCGACGACGTGTGTCCGCAACCGCCGGTCGTCGCGGTGCGCGAGCCCGATCCGGCGCGGCACGCGTGGTATCGCGATGCGCGGCGGCCGACGTTCCGCGCGCTTTACCGCGCGCTCGAACCGGTGTTTTCGGCGGGCGCGTGA
- the xylA gene encoding xylose isomerase, with the protein MSYFEHIPSIRYEGPQSDNPLAYHYYDREKRVLGKTLAEHLRIAVCYWHTFVWPGHDIFGQGAFQRPWQQPGDALERARMKADAAFEFFTKLGTPFYTFHDTDVAPEGDSLREYAANFARMVDYLGERQQASGVRLLWGTANLFSHPRFAAGAATNPNPDVFAWAATQVCHALDATHRLGGENYVLWGGREGYETLLNTDLKRERDQFARFLSMVVEHKHRIGFKGALLIEPKPQEPTKHQYDYDVATVHGFLVQYGLQNEIRVNIEANHATLAGHSFHHEIANAFALGVFGSVDANRGDPQNGWDTDQFPNSVEELTLAFYEILRHGGFTTGGMNFDAKVRRQSIDPEDLFYGHVGAIDVLALALERAAVLVENDRLDALRRQRYAQWDDAFGRKILSGGYTLQSLADDALARGVDPRHVSGAQERLENIVNQAIYGLR; encoded by the coding sequence ATGTCGTATTTCGAACACATTCCCTCGATTCGCTACGAAGGTCCGCAGTCGGACAACCCGCTGGCTTACCACTATTACGACCGCGAGAAGCGCGTGCTCGGCAAGACGCTCGCCGAGCATCTGCGGATTGCGGTTTGCTACTGGCACACGTTCGTATGGCCGGGGCACGACATCTTCGGGCAGGGCGCGTTCCAGCGGCCGTGGCAGCAGCCTGGCGACGCGCTCGAACGTGCGCGCATGAAGGCCGATGCGGCATTCGAGTTCTTCACGAAGCTCGGCACGCCTTTCTATACGTTCCACGACACCGACGTCGCGCCGGAGGGCGACAGCCTGCGCGAGTACGCGGCCAATTTCGCGCGGATGGTCGACTATCTCGGCGAGCGCCAGCAGGCCAGCGGCGTGCGGCTGCTGTGGGGCACGGCGAACCTGTTCTCGCACCCGCGCTTCGCGGCGGGCGCCGCGACGAACCCGAACCCCGACGTGTTCGCGTGGGCCGCAACCCAGGTGTGCCACGCGCTCGATGCGACGCATCGGCTCGGCGGCGAGAACTACGTGCTGTGGGGCGGCCGAGAAGGTTACGAGACGCTGCTCAATACCGACCTGAAGCGCGAGCGCGACCAGTTCGCGCGCTTCCTGTCGATGGTCGTCGAGCACAAGCATCGAATCGGTTTCAAGGGCGCGCTGCTGATCGAGCCGAAACCGCAGGAACCGACCAAGCACCAGTACGACTACGACGTCGCGACCGTGCACGGCTTTCTCGTGCAGTACGGACTGCAGAACGAGATTCGCGTGAACATCGAGGCGAACCACGCGACGCTCGCCGGCCATTCGTTCCACCACGAGATTGCCAACGCGTTCGCACTCGGCGTGTTCGGCAGCGTCGACGCGAACCGCGGCGATCCGCAGAACGGCTGGGACACCGACCAGTTCCCGAACAGCGTCGAGGAACTGACGCTCGCGTTCTACGAGATCCTGCGTCACGGCGGCTTCACGACCGGCGGGATGAACTTCGACGCGAAGGTGCGGCGCCAGAGCATCGATCCGGAAGATCTCTTCTACGGCCACGTCGGTGCGATCGACGTGCTCGCGCTCGCGCTCGAACGCGCTGCCGTACTGGTCGAGAACGACCGGCTCGACGCGCTGCGCCGGCAGCGCTACGCGCAGTGGGACGACGCGTTCGGCCGCAAGATCCTGTCGGGCGGCTATACGCTGCAGTCGCTCGCGGACGACGCGCTCGCACGCGGCGTGGACCCGCGACATGTGAGCGGCGCGCAGGAGCGGCTCGAGAACATCGTGAACCAGGCGATCTACGGGCTGCGCTGA
- a CDS encoding XylR family transcriptional regulator has protein sequence MTRASSAQTPHRIALLFNANKVYDREIISGIGQYLHTTRVVWDLFLEDDFRCRLAGIERFDGDGIIADFDDPAVADALAGSPLPIVAVGSSYEDPAQYPDGVPYIATDNPKLVSLAHTHLIGAGLAHFAMYSLPVAQENRWAQQRELAFDRLARADGLDAPIYRGVSTSASGWNHAIEQLIDWLHALPKPVGVIAVTDARARHLLQACLLAGIAVPEQVAIIGIDNDPLTRTLTRIPLSSVIQGTEEMGRTAAHLLHRMLRGARFPGQRILVPPVGINVLESTRHQPLASPHVMRARHFIRQYACQGIKTEQVADYVGVSRSLLEEHFRRELQRTVHQEILRHKIEAAQALLAGRNASSAEVAIRCGFTSLQYMYAVFRRELGCTPREYQERAASAH, from the coding sequence ATGACCCGTGCCTCTTCCGCCCAGACGCCGCACCGCATCGCGCTGCTGTTCAACGCGAACAAGGTCTACGACCGCGAGATCATCAGCGGCATCGGCCAGTACCTGCACACGACGCGCGTCGTGTGGGATCTGTTCCTCGAAGACGACTTCCGCTGCCGGCTCGCCGGCATCGAACGCTTCGACGGCGACGGCATCATCGCGGACTTCGACGATCCGGCCGTCGCCGACGCGCTTGCCGGTTCGCCGCTGCCGATCGTCGCGGTCGGCTCGTCGTACGAGGATCCGGCGCAGTACCCGGACGGCGTCCCATATATTGCGACGGACAACCCGAAGCTCGTGTCGCTCGCCCATACGCACCTGATCGGCGCAGGGCTCGCGCATTTCGCGATGTACAGCCTGCCGGTCGCGCAGGAGAACCGGTGGGCGCAGCAGCGCGAGCTCGCGTTCGACCGGCTCGCGCGCGCGGACGGGCTCGACGCGCCGATCTACCGGGGCGTGTCGACCAGCGCGTCGGGGTGGAATCATGCGATCGAGCAGCTGATCGACTGGCTGCATGCGCTGCCGAAGCCGGTTGGCGTGATCGCGGTCACGGATGCGCGTGCGCGGCATCTGCTGCAGGCGTGCCTGCTGGCCGGCATCGCGGTGCCGGAACAGGTCGCGATCATCGGCATCGACAACGATCCGCTCACGCGCACGCTGACGCGCATTCCGCTGTCGTCGGTGATCCAGGGCACCGAAGAAATGGGCCGCACCGCCGCGCACCTGCTGCACCGGATGTTGCGCGGCGCAAGATTTCCCGGGCAGCGCATCCTCGTACCACCAGTCGGCATCAACGTGCTCGAATCGACGCGCCACCAGCCGCTCGCGAGCCCGCACGTGATGCGCGCACGGCATTTCATCCGACAGTACGCGTGCCAGGGAATCAAGACCGAACAGGTCGCCGACTATGTCGGCGTGTCGCGTTCGCTGCTCGAAGAGCACTTCCGGCGCGAGCTGCAGCGCACCGTGCACCAGGAAATCCTGCGTCACAAGATCGAGGCGGCGCAGGCGCTGCTCGCCGGCCGCAATGCGTCGAGCGCGGAAGTCGCGATCCGCTGCGGCTTCACGTCGCTGCAATACATGTACGCGGTGTTCCGCCGCGAACTCGGCTGCACGCCGCGCGAATACCAGGAACGCGCGGCGTCGGCTCACTGA
- a CDS encoding aldose epimerase family protein — translation MHIDTDSPRPASDVGRIPSEPWGTLPGGDPVRRYTLRNAHGMRVVVSDLGATVVSWLAPDRTGRFADIVLAHDTPAEYVESGAYLGATVGRWANRIAGARFTLDGIDYTLDRNENGNLLHGGASGFHRARWDVIDDHRGLTLRLDSPEGDAGFPGNVSVQVRYVLDDDGTLTIDYSARTDAPTPLNLTNHSYFNLSGRAGSDVRGHLLQIDADAFVEVDDALIPTGTADVTGTAFDFRHSAPIGARLDWPHAQLARGRGFDHCYVLRDPARGVRPVASIYDPESGRELAVSTDQRGLQLYTGNYLDGLRVAGGIPCGRHAALCVEAGFYPNQVNMDTLRDETILHPGETYRQTTRYRVGIRA, via the coding sequence ATGCATATCGACACCGACTCCCCCCGCCCGGCATCCGATGTCGGCCGCATTCCGTCCGAACCGTGGGGCACGCTGCCCGGCGGCGATCCGGTGCGGCGCTACACGCTGCGCAACGCGCACGGGATGCGCGTCGTCGTCAGCGATCTCGGCGCGACCGTCGTGTCGTGGCTCGCCCCCGACCGCACCGGGCGCTTCGCCGATATCGTGCTGGCCCACGACACACCGGCCGAGTACGTCGAATCGGGTGCGTACCTCGGCGCGACGGTCGGCCGCTGGGCGAACCGGATCGCGGGTGCGCGCTTCACGCTCGATGGCATCGACTACACGCTCGACCGCAACGAGAACGGCAATCTGCTGCACGGCGGCGCCAGCGGCTTTCATCGCGCGCGCTGGGACGTGATCGACGACCACCGCGGGCTGACGCTGCGGCTCGATTCGCCGGAAGGCGATGCGGGATTCCCCGGCAACGTGAGCGTGCAGGTGCGCTACGTGCTCGACGATGACGGCACGCTGACGATCGACTATTCGGCCCGAACCGATGCGCCGACGCCGCTGAATCTCACGAATCACAGCTACTTCAACCTCAGCGGACGCGCGGGCAGCGACGTGCGCGGCCACCTGCTGCAGATCGACGCCGACGCGTTCGTCGAAGTCGACGACGCGCTGATCCCGACCGGCACGGCCGACGTGACCGGCACGGCATTCGATTTCCGGCACAGCGCGCCGATCGGCGCCCGGCTCGACTGGCCTCACGCGCAGCTCGCGCGCGGGCGCGGCTTCGACCATTGCTACGTGCTGCGCGACCCTGCGCGCGGCGTGCGGCCCGTCGCATCGATCTACGATCCGGAAAGCGGGCGGGAGCTCGCCGTATCGACGGATCAGCGCGGGCTGCAGCTTTATACGGGCAACTATCTGGATGGCTTGCGCGTGGCCGGCGGCATCCCGTGCGGGCGACACGCGGCGCTGTGCGTCGAGGCCGGGTTCTATCCGAACCAGGTCAACATGGACACGTTGCGCGACGAAACCATCCTTCATCCCGGTGAGACCTACCGCCAGACGACGCGGTATCGGGTGGGCATTCGGGCGTAG
- a CDS encoding DUF4337 domain-containing protein, which produces MSEEYEVHGPHDHAMEHHAPHGNDQGTSRIAVLTAVLACFGAISAYQSGADESLALLYKNDAAIRKTEAANQWAYYQAKGNKQNLAELGAALSPDASPQRKRFETDAARYRAEKEPIRIHAEALEKEVEKNNAASEARMHRHHRWSQATTIIQISIALAAITILTRRSWMQGLSIGVAAIGIVIAGLAFFGV; this is translated from the coding sequence ATGTCTGAAGAATACGAAGTTCATGGTCCTCACGACCATGCGATGGAGCATCACGCGCCACACGGCAACGATCAAGGTACGTCGCGCATCGCGGTGCTGACGGCCGTGCTTGCCTGCTTCGGAGCGATATCCGCCTACCAGAGCGGTGCCGACGAGAGCCTCGCGCTGCTCTACAAGAACGACGCCGCAATCCGGAAAACCGAGGCGGCGAACCAGTGGGCCTACTATCAAGCGAAGGGCAACAAGCAGAACCTCGCCGAACTCGGTGCGGCGTTGAGCCCGGACGCGTCGCCGCAACGCAAACGGTTCGAGACGGACGCCGCGCGATACCGCGCCGAAAAGGAGCCGATCCGCATACATGCCGAGGCGCTCGAAAAGGAAGTCGAGAAGAACAACGCGGCGAGCGAGGCGCGGATGCACCGGCACCATCGATGGTCGCAGGCGACGACCATCATCCAGATCTCGATCGCACTTGCGGCGATCACGATCCTCACGCGCCGTTCATGGATGCAGGGCCTGTCGATCGGCGTGGCCGCAATCGGCATTGTGATCGCGGGGTTGGCGTTCTTTGGCGTTTGA
- a CDS encoding glycoside hydrolase family 53 protein → MNRRSMLRWSISTAALACVDLAGTLPTVAQGAARAAGAPFAMGADVSTLPELEAHGAQYFDRGHPRDCLKILHAHGVDSIRIKVWNDPGNPEFFPANQSDAAGYNNAAHVVALAQRAAALGMRILIDFHYSDWWADPGKQYPPHAWAGKNLADTCALLSAYTTDVLRQLQRAGVRPEWVQIGNEITGGMLWPLGRYDQWDNLAQLLKTGRDAVKAVDPRIKVMLHIDSGGDNAKSRWWFDSATQRGVAFDVIGLSYYPQWQGSLDDLRNNANDLAVRYDKELIVVETAYPWTTSDGDSEPNAMTNTGSTAFPPSPAGQAQFLAAVVDIVKGVPGNRGKGVFWWEPEWIPTPGVGWKLGAGDQWDNNTLFDFHGNALSSLDAYRRR, encoded by the coding sequence ATGAACAGACGATCGATGTTGCGCTGGAGTATCTCGACCGCGGCGCTCGCATGCGTCGACCTGGCCGGTACGTTGCCGACCGTCGCGCAAGGCGCCGCGCGCGCCGCGGGCGCCCCGTTCGCGATGGGCGCCGACGTGTCGACGCTGCCGGAGCTCGAGGCGCACGGCGCGCAATACTTCGACCGCGGGCACCCGCGCGACTGCCTGAAGATCCTGCACGCGCACGGCGTCGATTCGATCCGCATCAAGGTATGGAACGACCCCGGCAATCCGGAATTCTTCCCGGCCAACCAGAGCGATGCGGCCGGCTACAACAACGCGGCCCATGTCGTCGCACTCGCGCAGCGCGCGGCCGCGCTCGGCATGCGCATCCTGATCGATTTTCACTACAGCGACTGGTGGGCCGACCCCGGCAAGCAATATCCGCCGCACGCATGGGCCGGCAAGAATCTCGCCGATACGTGCGCGCTGCTGTCGGCCTACACGACCGACGTGCTGCGACAGTTGCAGCGTGCCGGCGTGCGTCCCGAGTGGGTGCAGATCGGCAACGAGATCACGGGCGGCATGCTCTGGCCGCTCGGCCGCTACGATCAGTGGGACAACCTCGCGCAGCTTCTGAAGACCGGGCGCGACGCAGTGAAGGCCGTCGATCCGCGCATCAAGGTGATGCTGCACATCGACAGCGGCGGCGACAACGCGAAAAGCCGCTGGTGGTTCGATAGCGCGACGCAGCGCGGTGTCGCGTTCGACGTGATCGGCCTGTCGTACTACCCGCAGTGGCAAGGCTCGCTCGACGACCTGCGCAACAATGCGAACGACCTCGCGGTGCGCTACGACAAGGAACTGATCGTCGTCGAGACCGCGTATCCGTGGACCACCAGCGACGGCGACTCGGAACCGAACGCGATGACGAACACCGGTTCGACCGCGTTCCCGCCGTCGCCGGCCGGCCAGGCGCAGTTCCTCGCGGCGGTCGTCGATATCGTGAAGGGCGTGCCGGGCAATCGCGGCAAGGGCGTGTTCTGGTGGGAACCGGAATGGATCCCGACGCCGGGTGTCGGCTGGAAGCTGGGCGCGGGCGATCAATGGGACAACAACACGTTGTTCGACTTCCACGGCAACGCGCTGTCGTCGCTCGACGCGTATCGCCGGCGCTGA
- a CDS encoding sugar efflux transporter, whose protein sequence is MQSPRSLQSHFARLAGIAHFLPLSAAALMLGVAMSFTAPYLSLFGVEAAGMSPFLAGIFMTLIAASGVVASTWAGRWSDRRDRHRPLLVVSLAAAALGFALLCVLRAHGPVIAAGTILLGAGAVSLSQIFAFARAVLPVDDDAQRELASAALRTMLSVAWVFGPALGALILAQTGFTGLFLAASAGFVGCAAIVAQIPEPARRPAAAHARAVDRAAPLPDDTRAEIVVAPRASVRRTLVALTLMGLAANATMIVLPLYIVRGLGGSPGNVSAALGLAALLEIPMMLWLGIRSTRLDKARWLTACAAVHAVYFIGLAAVTRVNMILPLQLLSACVVAITSCLGMTRVCDLMPTRPGTATAMFFSTARVGSIASGVLSGACVDLFGYRATFAGCCGLALVAFVLLGRDARGERGGANGTSSMTASARRRFDAPH, encoded by the coding sequence ATGCAATCGCCGCGGTCGCTACAGTCGCATTTCGCGCGCCTCGCCGGGATCGCGCATTTCCTGCCGCTGTCCGCCGCGGCGCTGATGCTTGGCGTCGCGATGTCGTTTACGGCGCCGTACCTGTCGCTGTTCGGCGTGGAGGCGGCGGGGATGTCGCCGTTTCTCGCGGGCATCTTCATGACGCTGATCGCGGCGAGCGGTGTCGTCGCCAGCACGTGGGCCGGGCGCTGGTCGGATCGCCGCGATCGCCACAGGCCGTTGCTCGTCGTCTCGCTCGCGGCCGCCGCGCTCGGTTTCGCGCTGTTGTGCGTGCTGCGCGCGCACGGGCCGGTGATCGCGGCCGGCACGATCCTGCTCGGCGCGGGGGCCGTGTCGCTGTCGCAGATCTTCGCGTTCGCGCGCGCGGTGCTGCCGGTCGACGACGATGCACAGCGCGAACTGGCGTCGGCGGCGCTGCGCACGATGCTGTCGGTTGCGTGGGTGTTCGGTCCCGCGCTCGGCGCGCTGATCCTCGCGCAGACGGGTTTTACAGGGCTTTTTCTCGCGGCATCCGCGGGTTTTGTCGGATGCGCGGCGATCGTCGCGCAGATTCCCGAACCGGCGCGGCGGCCGGCTGCGGCGCATGCGCGCGCTGTGGATCGCGCTGCGCCGCTACCCGACGATACCCGTGCGGAGATCGTCGTCGCACCGCGCGCAAGCGTGCGACGCACCCTCGTCGCGCTCACGCTGATGGGACTCGCGGCGAACGCGACGATGATCGTGCTGCCGCTGTACATCGTGCGTGGGCTCGGCGGATCGCCGGGCAACGTATCGGCCGCGCTGGGGCTTGCCGCGTTGCTCGAGATTCCGATGATGCTTTGGCTCGGCATCCGATCGACGCGGCTCGACAAGGCGCGCTGGCTGACTGCGTGCGCGGCCGTGCATGCGGTGTATTTCATCGGACTCGCTGCCGTGACGCGCGTGAACATGATCCTGCCGCTTCAACTGCTGAGCGCATGCGTGGTCGCGATTACGTCGTGCCTCGGAATGACGCGCGTGTGCGACCTGATGCCGACGCGTCCCGGCACCGCGACCGCGATGTTCTTCAGCACCGCACGCGTCGGCTCGATCGCATCGGGCGTGCTGTCGGGCGCGTGCGTCGATCTGTTCGGTTATCGCGCGACGTTCGCGGGGTGCTGCGGGCTCGCGCTCGTCGCATTCGTGTTGCTCGGCCGGGACGCGCGCGGCGAACGGGGCGGTGCGAATGGCACAAGCAGCATGACGGCGTCTGCCCGACGCCGCTTCGATGCACCGCACTGA